A single genomic interval of Synergistaceae bacterium harbors:
- a CDS encoding nodulation protein NfeD — MKKFFLAILILFISVSSSFAESRITLAELSGTVGVQMEEFVKEVIHDANESNNALIIFQLDTPGGLVSAMRGIVQSILSSRVPVAVWVPSGGRAASAGAFIVEAAHIAAMAPGTNIGAAHPVTAGGGNIESGDMDKKVVNDLKAQMRSVVQLRGRNESITADMIDESISLTANEALRERVIDIIAGDVSSLIQAVSGRRIKMGQNNFLTLEFDSEVKVLQARMSFSEQIIQFVSSPEIAYLLITGGIMAIFFEVITPGGFMLGTLGGVMFLLGAIGLKMLPFNWAGVVLIAAGLIIMAIDFIAGTMGVLILLGLPIFCLGGIFLFRAPGGELLSISLTVIMGIAIALAICFALVAFLVIKGFRRKITTGSQGMIGLEVNIISDISEFKSGQVICHGEIWQARTESGEFKSGESGIVKKLDGMTLIIAGK, encoded by the coding sequence ATGAAAAAATTTTTTCTCGCAATATTAATTTTATTTATCAGTGTATCGAGTTCATTTGCTGAGTCAAGAATCACTCTCGCAGAATTATCCGGAACAGTGGGCGTTCAAATGGAAGAATTCGTGAAAGAAGTAATACACGACGCAAACGAGTCAAATAATGCGTTAATAATCTTTCAGCTTGATACACCGGGCGGGCTTGTTTCAGCAATGAGGGGTATCGTGCAAAGTATTCTATCATCGCGAGTTCCCGTTGCTGTCTGGGTACCTTCAGGGGGGCGGGCTGCGAGTGCCGGAGCATTTATTGTTGAGGCTGCACACATTGCGGCAATGGCACCGGGTACGAACATCGGGGCGGCTCATCCTGTAACAGCTGGTGGCGGAAATATCGAGTCGGGCGACATGGATAAAAAAGTTGTGAATGATCTCAAAGCTCAAATGCGTTCAGTCGTTCAATTAAGGGGGCGCAACGAGTCAATTACAGCGGACATGATAGACGAGAGCATATCACTTACAGCGAACGAGGCATTACGTGAAAGAGTGATAGACATTATAGCTGGTGATGTAAGCTCGTTAATACAAGCTGTATCGGGCCGGCGCATAAAAATGGGACAAAATAATTTTTTGACTCTTGAATTTGACTCAGAAGTTAAAGTTTTACAGGCTAGAATGTCATTCAGTGAACAAATAATTCAGTTCGTATCAAGTCCCGAAATTGCATATTTATTAATTACCGGCGGAATAATGGCTATATTCTTTGAAGTAATCACACCGGGCGGCTTTATGCTGGGAACACTGGGCGGAGTCATGTTTTTACTGGGAGCTATAGGCTTGAAGATGCTGCCGTTTAACTGGGCTGGAGTAGTCTTAATTGCTGCCGGACTCATAATAATGGCTATAGATTTTATTGCCGGCACAATGGGAGTATTAATTTTGCTTGGCCTGCCTATATTTTGTTTAGGGGGAATATTTTTATTTCGAGCACCGGGCGGCGAACTTCTTAGCATTTCTTTGACGGTCATAATGGGAATTGCTATAGCTCTTGCGATATGTTTTGCGCTTGTTGCATTCCTTGTGATTAAGGGCTTCAGACGTAAAATTACAACAGGTTCGCAGGGCATGATCGGGCTTGAAGTAAATATAATCTCTGATATAAGCGAATTTAAATCAGGCCAAGTAATATGTCACGGAGAAATCTGGCAGGCAAGAACAGAATCAGGCGAATTCAAATCCGGCGAGTCTGGAATCGTGAAAAAACTTGACGGAATGACGTTAATAATCGCAGGCAAGTAA